One Amycolatopsis thermophila DNA segment encodes these proteins:
- a CDS encoding nucleotide pyrophosphohydrolase → MTLTDLQQRLAEFAAARDWQRFHTPKNLVMALSGEVGELTALFQWLTPSESSSVLDDPASRAAVLDELADVTIYLARLADVLGVDLLAAAAAKVDRNESRFPVDRLD, encoded by the coding sequence GTGACGCTCACCGATCTGCAACAGCGGCTGGCCGAGTTCGCCGCCGCACGGGACTGGCAACGATTCCACACGCCGAAGAACCTGGTGATGGCTCTGTCCGGCGAGGTGGGCGAGCTGACGGCGCTGTTCCAGTGGCTGACGCCGTCGGAGTCCTCGTCGGTGCTGGACGATCCCGCCTCGCGCGCCGCGGTGCTCGACGAGCTGGCCGACGTGACGATCTACCTGGCCCGCCTGGCCGACGTCCTCGGCGTCGACCTGCTCGCGGCCGCCGCCGCGAAGGTCGACCGCAACGAGTCGCGCTTCCCCGTTGATCGTTTGGACTAA
- a CDS encoding excalibur calcium-binding domain-containing protein, with protein sequence MPDVPAAPKRRMPAWIKIVLAVFAVLFVLGAVFGKPGEKPVAQPAPTTTTITTAATTTTSSSPPANPVYRVTSVQGASVIVSDTAGIPKTVYVPGIQPAADCYGTETASWATAFLAGQEVTLQSVVEQGGKTLAHVVLADGTDYAIAALQGGYARFAADAVAESYANVLRAAESAAGAAKAGLWGPPCNGSPTTPAVAPPVAPPATTAAPPPAKPKSTAPKPTTANPADEPDTSVYYANCDAARAAGAAPLHVGEPGYRAGLDRDKDGVACE encoded by the coding sequence GTGCCCGATGTTCCCGCCGCGCCGAAACGACGCATGCCCGCCTGGATCAAGATCGTCCTCGCCGTGTTCGCGGTGCTCTTCGTGCTCGGCGCCGTGTTCGGAAAGCCCGGCGAGAAACCGGTCGCGCAGCCCGCGCCGACGACCACGACGATCACGACCGCCGCCACTACCACCACCAGCAGCAGCCCTCCCGCGAACCCGGTCTACCGGGTCACCAGCGTGCAGGGTGCGAGCGTGATCGTCAGCGATACCGCGGGAATCCCGAAAACCGTTTACGTCCCCGGGATCCAGCCGGCCGCCGATTGTTACGGAACGGAGACCGCGAGCTGGGCGACCGCATTTCTGGCCGGCCAGGAAGTGACCCTGCAGTCGGTCGTCGAACAGGGCGGGAAAACCCTGGCCCACGTCGTTCTCGCGGACGGCACGGATTACGCGATCGCCGCGCTGCAGGGCGGGTACGCCCGGTTCGCGGCGGACGCGGTCGCCGAGTCGTACGCCAACGTCCTGCGGGCCGCGGAAAGTGCGGCCGGTGCGGCGAAAGCGGGGCTGTGGGGGCCGCCGTGCAACGGCAGCCCGACGACCCCGGCGGTCGCGCCGCCGGTCGCGCCGCCGGCCACCACCGCCGCTCCGCCCCCGGCCAAGCCGAAGTCCACGGCACCGAAGCCGACCACCGCGAACCCGGCCGACGAACCGGACACGAGCGTCTACTACGCGAACTGCGACGCGGCTCGCGCGGCGGGTGCCGCCCCGCTGCACGTCGGGGAACCGGGGTACCGCGCCGGTCTGGACCGGGACAAGGACGGCGTCGCCTGTGAGTGA
- a CDS encoding 3'-5' exonuclease, with the protein MSASGSFPAAGTEFTAIAVETAGLRSGPVIEVAAVRVRADGTVLGEFSTLVNPGPGVDPGPAGVHGISRAQLDSAPSFGQIAGHLLDLCEGSVLAGHDLASEQGLLAAEFDRIGLRLPTLPGVSALAAARAALRLPNYRPATVAEALGLGGFPAHVAAAGARACARIVAALVSVHGLAFERRFDLPRLPRPAVTGRAVSRPEPAHAGTWVSGLVDRIGTGGSPYEDLLADVLADHYLSDAEAAELAALAARSGMATADVRRAHVDFVTAMRAIAESDGIVTAEEERDLRHVAAALGVPDVVADLRRTTSTARKRVLVLGSSASADSLRAAVLAAGFPLAKNLTASVTHLAVAEDVPASEPRLARARELGASVVDVPAAWRVLGLLPDVPAAPAAPPQPVLPLPVVAAAPAVPRPTVTLPAAAPPPVSGERRWIAWIMMGTGLVLMFLTVIALFGGAGLATGIPVGAVGAGLLVGGWVVGEPRGYPAISSRNA; encoded by the coding sequence ATGTCCGCTTCCGGCTCGTTCCCGGCCGCCGGCACCGAGTTCACCGCGATCGCCGTCGAGACGGCCGGGCTCCGGTCCGGGCCCGTCATCGAGGTCGCGGCGGTCCGGGTGCGCGCCGACGGCACCGTGCTCGGGGAGTTCTCGACGCTGGTCAACCCGGGCCCCGGGGTGGATCCGGGACCCGCGGGCGTGCACGGGATCTCCCGGGCGCAACTGGATTCCGCGCCGTCGTTCGGCCAGATCGCCGGGCACCTGCTCGACCTGTGCGAGGGCAGTGTGCTCGCCGGCCACGACCTGGCGTCGGAACAGGGCTTGCTGGCCGCGGAGTTCGACCGCATCGGTCTGCGGTTGCCCACCCTGCCCGGCGTGTCCGCGCTCGCCGCGGCACGCGCCGCCCTGCGGTTGCCGAACTACCGGCCGGCCACGGTGGCGGAGGCGCTCGGCCTCGGCGGTTTTCCCGCGCACGTCGCCGCTGCCGGTGCCCGCGCCTGCGCGCGGATCGTCGCCGCGCTGGTCAGCGTGCACGGCCTCGCCTTCGAGCGGCGCTTCGACCTCCCGCGGCTCCCGCGTCCGGCGGTGACCGGGCGCGCCGTGAGCCGCCCGGAGCCCGCCCACGCCGGCACCTGGGTGTCCGGACTGGTCGACCGCATCGGGACCGGCGGCTCGCCGTACGAGGACCTGCTCGCCGACGTACTCGCCGACCATTACCTGTCCGACGCGGAAGCCGCGGAACTGGCCGCGCTGGCCGCGCGCTCCGGCATGGCCACCGCGGACGTGCGGCGCGCACACGTGGACTTCGTGACCGCGATGCGCGCGATCGCCGAGTCCGACGGCATCGTCACGGCCGAGGAGGAACGCGACCTGCGGCACGTGGCCGCGGCGCTGGGGGTACCGGATGTGGTGGCCGATCTCCGCCGGACCACGTCCACCGCCAGGAAGCGTGTTCTCGTCCTCGGCAGCAGCGCGTCGGCGGACTCGCTGCGCGCGGCGGTGCTGGCGGCCGGGTTCCCGCTCGCGAAGAACCTCACGGCGTCGGTGACGCATCTCGCCGTCGCCGAGGACGTGCCCGCGAGCGAACCGCGGCTCGCCCGCGCCCGCGAACTCGGGGCGAGCGTGGTCGACGTGCCGGCCGCCTGGCGGGTGCTCGGCCTGCTCCCCGATGTCCCGGCGGCGCCCGCGGCGCCACCGCAACCCGTGCTGCCGCTACCGGTCGTCGCGGCGGCGCCCGCTGTTCCGCGGCCGACCGTCACGCTGCCGGCGGCCGCCCCGCCGCCGGTTTCCGGTGAGCGCCGGTGGATCGCGTGGATCATGATGGGTACCGGTCTCGTGCTGATGTTCCTGACGGTGATCGCCCTGTTCGGCGGTGCCGGGCTGGCCACCGGAATCCCGGTCGGCGCGGTCGGGGCCGGCCTGCTGGTCGGCGGCTGGGTCGTGGGCGAACCGAGGGGCTACCCGGCCATCTCCTCGAGGAACGCCTGA
- a CDS encoding carboxylesterase/lipase family protein, with protein sequence MDPIVQTSSGAVRGCTDGDVSSFKGIPFAGPLTGAARFAAPSEPPRWDGTRDALEFSAAPPQGNLFPGVPSAWRPGDGDDSLSVNVWTPDPGRANLPVMVWIYGGAYLMGTARQPEYDGTNLARAGVVVVSFNYRVGLEGFGWLPGAPANRAFLDQLAALRWVQENIANFGGDPGNVTVFGGDPGNVTVFGESAGGTSVAALTASDAARGLFGKAIGQSIAHGFLSENRVRRTTERIADALGVPATVEGFAQVPSEAIHAVQMVPGEITPFGPVVDGDLLTDLPWRTLRADVDLVAGFTRDEFTLFVAGQDLSGADPAATADAVGLPAGAVAEYRAAHPGVSDADLHVLILSDRTFRMPTLWSAENHAGRSWCYELTWQSPALGGILRSCHGLDVPLTFGNFAGPLAEMLLGNPAPPEAEVLSAGIREAWVSFATTGDPGWPEYDKDDRLTRIWDVPVSVASDPIASSRRIWQAA encoded by the coding sequence GTGGATCCCATCGTGCAGACGAGTTCCGGTGCCGTCCGGGGGTGTACCGACGGGGATGTCAGCTCCTTCAAGGGCATTCCGTTCGCCGGGCCCCTGACGGGTGCCGCGCGGTTCGCGGCGCCGTCGGAGCCTCCGCGGTGGGACGGGACCCGCGACGCGCTCGAGTTCTCCGCCGCGCCGCCGCAGGGGAACCTGTTCCCCGGGGTGCCGTCGGCGTGGCGGCCGGGCGACGGGGACGACAGCCTGAGCGTCAACGTGTGGACCCCGGACCCGGGACGGGCGAACCTGCCCGTCATGGTCTGGATCTACGGCGGCGCATACCTGATGGGCACCGCGCGCCAGCCCGAGTACGACGGCACCAACCTGGCCCGCGCGGGAGTCGTCGTCGTGTCGTTCAACTACCGCGTCGGCCTCGAGGGGTTCGGCTGGCTGCCCGGGGCGCCCGCCAACCGGGCCTTCCTGGACCAGCTCGCGGCGCTGCGCTGGGTCCAGGAGAACATCGCGAACTTCGGCGGCGACCCGGGCAACGTGACCGTCTTCGGCGGCGACCCGGGCAACGTGACCGTCTTCGGCGAGTCCGCGGGCGGCACCTCGGTCGCCGCGCTCACCGCGTCCGACGCCGCGCGCGGGCTGTTCGGCAAGGCGATCGGGCAGAGCATCGCCCACGGGTTCCTCTCCGAGAACCGCGTGCGGCGCACCACCGAACGCATCGCGGACGCGCTCGGGGTCCCGGCCACCGTCGAGGGCTTCGCCCAGGTCCCGTCCGAGGCGATCCACGCCGTGCAGATGGTGCCCGGCGAGATCACGCCGTTCGGCCCGGTCGTGGACGGCGACCTGCTCACCGACCTGCCGTGGCGCACCCTCCGCGCCGACGTGGACCTCGTCGCCGGCTTCACCCGCGACGAGTTCACCCTCTTCGTCGCCGGCCAGGACCTCTCCGGTGCCGACCCCGCCGCGACCGCCGACGCCGTGGGCCTGCCCGCCGGCGCGGTCGCCGAGTACCGCGCCGCCCACCCCGGCGTCTCCGACGCCGACCTGCACGTCCTCATCCTGTCCGACCGCACGTTCCGCATGCCGACGCTGTGGTCCGCGGAGAACCACGCCGGCCGCAGCTGGTGCTACGAGCTGACCTGGCAATCCCCCGCGCTCGGCGGCATCCTGCGCTCCTGCCACGGGCTCGACGTGCCGCTCACGTTCGGCAACTTCGCCGGTCCGCTCGCCGAGATGCTGCTGGGCAACCCGGCGCCGCCCGAGGCCGAGGTGCTGTCGGCGGGCATCCGCGAGGCGTGGGTGTCGTTCGCCACCACGGGCGACCCCGGTTGGCCCGAGTACGACAAGGACGACCGCCTCACCCGGATCTGGGACGTCCCGGTCTCCGTGGCGAGCGACCCGATCGCGAGTTCGCGGAGGATCTGGCAGGCCGCGTGA
- a CDS encoding DNA/RNA helicase domain-containing protein: protein MALVRHSADHLLAEAKAGRLHETLREQAGFRWEHRVGAGELRSWQRSLPPFLADLVDAGLGHVEVLLEHKLPHSPKRVDAVLCGVHPRTGEPSYVLVELKQWSRAELLAADLVAIEAYREPVLHPVEQVRRYCEYLVDSTPALADRPGAVHGIAYLHNADSAGVSSLRQYRPSEFGALFTMDDKAELADRLRAVLDPCADRDAARRSASEFLGHEHAPTKPLLDLAAREIQDREQFILLDEQQVAVELVTRAVERARAAQTRTVVVVLGGPGSGKSVIALSLLGELARTGRRVHHATGSSAFTNTMRKVAGARNRRVQTLFKYFNNYVDSPARELDVLICDEAHRIRETSVNRYTKRHLREKAGRQVDELINAASVPVFLLDENQTVRPGEMGSLAEITAAAEHLGCRLEVVHLDGQFRCGGSDAFDTWVARLLGLDRLPPVPWSKLAGDDDFTLASATTPSALEAWLRQRMDDHGGTGRLSAGYCWPWSDPATGPEGKHLVDDVVIGGWRRPWNAKPGRRVPDAPESYYWASDERGFGQVGCIYTAQGFEYDWSGVIFGPDFVVRDGRWVARREYSHDPSARKAGDLEFGRLVRNTYKVLLTRGMRGTCVYSVDAETQAFLEEMAG, encoded by the coding sequence GTGGCTCTGGTTCGGCACAGCGCCGATCATCTTCTGGCGGAAGCGAAAGCCGGCCGGTTGCACGAGACGTTGCGGGAGCAGGCCGGGTTCCGGTGGGAGCACCGGGTCGGCGCGGGCGAGCTGCGCTCGTGGCAGCGCAGCCTGCCGCCGTTCCTGGCCGATCTCGTCGACGCCGGGCTCGGGCACGTGGAGGTCTTGCTCGAGCACAAACTGCCGCACAGCCCGAAGCGCGTGGACGCGGTGCTCTGCGGCGTGCACCCGCGCACCGGCGAGCCCAGTTACGTCCTGGTCGAGCTGAAGCAGTGGTCGAGGGCCGAACTGCTCGCGGCGGACCTGGTCGCGATCGAGGCGTACCGCGAGCCGGTCCTCCACCCGGTCGAGCAGGTGCGGCGGTACTGCGAGTACCTGGTCGACTCGACGCCCGCCCTCGCCGATCGTCCCGGTGCGGTGCACGGGATCGCCTACCTCCACAACGCGGATTCGGCGGGAGTTTCCTCGCTTCGGCAGTACCGGCCGAGCGAGTTCGGCGCGCTGTTCACCATGGACGACAAGGCCGAGCTCGCCGACCGGCTGCGCGCGGTGCTCGACCCGTGCGCGGACCGGGACGCGGCGCGGCGGTCCGCCTCGGAGTTCCTCGGCCACGAGCACGCGCCGACCAAGCCGCTGCTCGACCTCGCCGCGCGGGAGATCCAGGACCGGGAGCAGTTCATCCTGCTCGACGAGCAGCAGGTCGCGGTCGAACTGGTGACGCGGGCGGTCGAGCGGGCCCGGGCGGCGCAGACGCGGACGGTCGTCGTCGTGCTCGGCGGGCCGGGGTCGGGCAAGAGCGTGATCGCGTTGAGCCTGCTCGGGGAACTCGCGCGCACGGGCCGCCGGGTGCACCACGCGACCGGGTCCAGCGCGTTCACCAACACCATGCGCAAGGTCGCGGGCGCGCGGAACCGGCGCGTGCAGACCCTGTTCAAGTACTTCAACAACTACGTGGACTCGCCGGCGCGGGAGCTGGACGTGCTGATCTGCGACGAGGCGCACCGCATCCGCGAGACCAGCGTGAACCGCTACACCAAGCGGCACCTGCGCGAGAAGGCCGGGCGCCAGGTGGACGAACTCATCAACGCGGCGTCCGTTCCGGTCTTCCTGCTCGACGAGAACCAGACCGTGCGCCCCGGGGAGATGGGGTCCCTGGCGGAGATCACCGCCGCCGCGGAGCACCTCGGGTGCCGGCTGGAGGTCGTGCACCTCGACGGCCAGTTCCGCTGCGGCGGGTCCGACGCGTTCGACACGTGGGTCGCGCGGCTGCTCGGCCTCGACCGGCTGCCGCCGGTGCCGTGGAGCAAGCTCGCCGGGGACGACGACTTCACGCTCGCCAGCGCCACCACCCCGTCCGCTCTGGAAGCCTGGCTGCGGCAGCGGATGGACGACCACGGCGGCACCGGGCGGCTGTCGGCGGGCTACTGCTGGCCGTGGAGCGATCCCGCAACCGGCCCGGAGGGCAAGCACCTGGTCGACGACGTGGTGATCGGCGGGTGGCGCCGCCCGTGGAACGCCAAGCCCGGCCGGCGCGTCCCGGACGCGCCCGAGTCGTACTACTGGGCCTCCGACGAGCGGGGCTTCGGGCAGGTGGGCTGCATCTACACCGCTCAGGGGTTCGAGTACGACTGGTCGGGCGTGATCTTCGGACCGGACTTCGTCGTCCGGGACGGGCGGTGGGTCGCGCGCCGCGAGTACTCCCACGACCCCTCGGCCAGGAAGGCCGGCGACCTCGAGTTCGGCCGTCTCGTGCGCAACACCTACAAGGTGCTGCTGACGCGCGGGATGCGGGGAACCTGCGTGTACTCGGTGGACGCGGAGACTCAGGCGTTCCTCGAGGAGATGGCCGGGTAG
- a CDS encoding NAD(P)-dependent oxidoreductase: MSGKPPVIAVLGLGEAGTEFARDLGAAGAVVRGYDPVVDSEFGSEAEAAHGADLVLSVNSSAAAVGALRAGLPEVSGIWADLNTASPGKKRELAAIAAGSAVGFADVAIMAPVPGRGLKVPMLATGPAADGVAKILGELGASVEVLPGEAGLAAERKLLRSVFFKGMSAAVVEALEAARTAGVEDWLRGVIEDELSNASAATVERLVTGSHKHAQRRTAEMAAAAEMLGELGVAADVATASRDQLARLSSGSSNATSVPRLGEELR; this comes from the coding sequence ATGTCCGGAAAGCCGCCCGTCATCGCCGTCCTCGGCCTCGGGGAGGCGGGTACCGAGTTCGCCCGCGACCTGGGCGCGGCCGGTGCCGTGGTGCGCGGGTACGACCCGGTGGTGGACTCCGAGTTCGGCAGCGAGGCCGAGGCAGCCCACGGCGCCGACCTGGTGCTCAGCGTCAACAGCTCGGCGGCCGCGGTCGGCGCGCTGCGGGCCGGCCTGCCCGAGGTCAGCGGCATCTGGGCCGACCTGAACACCGCCTCGCCCGGCAAGAAGCGCGAGCTCGCCGCGATCGCCGCCGGGTCCGCGGTCGGCTTCGCCGACGTGGCGATCATGGCGCCGGTACCCGGTCGCGGGCTGAAGGTACCGATGCTCGCCACCGGACCCGCGGCCGACGGGGTCGCGAAGATCCTCGGCGAGCTCGGTGCGTCGGTCGAGGTGCTGCCCGGCGAGGCCGGGCTGGCCGCGGAACGGAAGCTGCTGCGCAGCGTGTTCTTCAAGGGCATGTCGGCCGCCGTGGTCGAGGCGCTGGAGGCGGCCCGCACGGCGGGCGTCGAGGACTGGCTGCGCGGGGTGATCGAGGACGAGCTGAGCAACGCGAGCGCCGCCACGGTGGAGCGGCTGGTCACCGGCAGCCACAAGCACGCCCAGCGGCGCACCGCGGAAATGGCCGCCGCGGCGGAGATGCTCGGCGAGCTCGGCGTGGCCGCGGACGTCGCGACGGCGTCGCGTGATCAACTGGCGCGCTTGTCCAGCGGCAGCTCGAACGCGACGAGCGTGCCGAGGCTCGGCGAGGAGTTGAGGTAG
- a CDS encoding FUSC family protein: MNDFGRHDLLRALSPRGWWRLRPVDRAWVSALRAMVGANIVLVAVVIAGHTELAPAAAFGGMTAVHARFEPYPVRARVLAVIGAGLTVAVGLGGMASAAGWGPLPVAILVAAVAAAAKLFTDGIRSGPPGGLMFVFAAGTTSAFPVSWPGVAAQVGAAAAGAVVACAVALSGWLFFDHDRTRTTSWRDGLRAALHRSSHEWPRALKVFAAVLAAGLLAHALGLGHPYWATVAAAAILQATHLQHTMHRFLQRVSGTIAGVLVAALLLTLDLPQPVRLVLIVVALLGAELTVIRNYAVAMVFVTPLVLLLGSLSAPVDTVTVTTDRLVDTVLGALIGLVAALVRPGRGYQLA; this comes from the coding sequence GTGAATGATTTTGGCCGCCACGACCTCCTCCGCGCGCTCTCGCCGCGCGGCTGGTGGCGCCTGCGCCCGGTGGACCGGGCCTGGGTGTCCGCGTTACGGGCCATGGTCGGGGCGAACATAGTCCTGGTCGCCGTTGTGATCGCAGGGCACACCGAGCTGGCCCCCGCCGCCGCGTTCGGTGGGATGACCGCGGTGCACGCCCGGTTCGAGCCGTACCCGGTGCGGGCCCGCGTGCTCGCTGTGATCGGCGCAGGTCTGACGGTCGCGGTCGGCCTCGGCGGGATGGCTTCGGCGGCCGGGTGGGGGCCGCTGCCCGTCGCGATCCTCGTCGCCGCGGTCGCGGCCGCCGCGAAACTGTTCACGGACGGTATCCGGTCGGGCCCGCCCGGCGGGCTCATGTTCGTCTTCGCCGCCGGCACCACGTCCGCGTTCCCGGTCAGCTGGCCGGGTGTCGCGGCCCAGGTCGGTGCCGCGGCCGCCGGGGCGGTCGTGGCCTGTGCCGTGGCGTTGTCCGGGTGGCTGTTCTTCGACCACGACCGCACCCGGACGACCTCGTGGCGCGACGGCCTGCGCGCCGCCCTGCACCGGTCGTCGCACGAATGGCCGCGGGCGCTGAAGGTGTTCGCCGCCGTGCTGGCGGCCGGGCTGCTCGCGCACGCGCTCGGACTCGGACACCCGTACTGGGCGACGGTCGCGGCCGCCGCGATCCTGCAGGCCACGCACCTGCAGCACACGATGCACCGCTTCCTGCAGCGGGTTTCCGGCACGATCGCCGGGGTGCTCGTCGCCGCGTTGCTGCTGACCCTCGACCTGCCGCAACCGGTCCGGCTCGTGCTGATCGTCGTCGCACTGCTCGGCGCGGAGCTGACCGTGATCCGCAACTACGCGGTCGCGATGGTGTTCGTGACACCGCTGGTGCTGCTGCTCGGTTCACTGTCCGCGCCCGTCGACACGGTCACCGTCACCACCGACCGGCTCGTCGACACGGTGCTCGGCGCGCTGATCGGGCTCGTCGCCGCGCTGGTCCGGCCCGGCCGGGGCTACCAGCTGGCCTGA
- a CDS encoding MarR family winged helix-turn-helix transcriptional regulator, with the protein MSDLVDRVRRQWQDVHPDLDTSGMAVVGRVLRLASLIRRATDDLLLAHDLNRPEFDVLCALRRNEVLNPGQISREMLSSGAAITKRLDRLERLGLVSRTASERDRRVVQVRLTERGVELIDELLPEHLDGEKVALANLSSAEQDELAGLLKVMLETLEGVA; encoded by the coding sequence GTGAGTGATCTCGTCGACAGGGTGCGGCGCCAGTGGCAGGACGTGCACCCGGACCTCGACACGTCCGGGATGGCCGTGGTCGGCCGCGTGCTGCGCCTCGCGTCGCTGATCCGCCGCGCGACCGACGACCTCCTGCTGGCCCACGACCTCAACCGCCCCGAGTTCGACGTGCTGTGCGCGTTGCGGCGCAACGAGGTCCTCAACCCCGGGCAGATCAGCCGCGAGATGCTGTCCTCCGGCGCCGCGATCACCAAACGCCTCGACCGGCTCGAACGACTGGGCCTGGTGTCCCGGACCGCGAGCGAACGCGACCGGCGCGTGGTGCAGGTGCGGCTCACCGAGCGGGGCGTCGAGCTGATCGACGAACTGCTGCCGGAACACCTCGACGGCGAGAAGGTCGCGCTGGCGAACCTGAGCAGCGCGGAACAGGACGAGCTGGCGGGGTTGCTGAAGGTGATGCTGGAGACGCTGGAAGGCGTGGCCTGA
- a CDS encoding GntR family transcriptional regulator — MAEQAEAEKPVVDAIREAIIRGEFVPNQRLVEADLSAQFDASRANIRIALLELTNEGLVERVQNRGARVRAVSLEEAIEISEVRMVVEGLCAEKAAERISEEEIRELQALGEAMRKAVASGDVVGYSGLNQELHRRVREISGQHTAGQVLERLRAQSVRHQFRLAMRPGRPSVSLPEHLAIIDAICAHDGAAASAAVRTHLSSVIGALRESEQA, encoded by the coding sequence GTGGCAGAGCAGGCCGAAGCCGAGAAGCCGGTGGTGGACGCCATCCGGGAGGCGATCATCCGCGGCGAGTTCGTGCCGAACCAGCGCCTGGTCGAGGCCGACCTCTCCGCGCAGTTCGACGCCAGCCGCGCCAACATCCGCATCGCGCTGCTCGAGCTGACGAACGAGGGCCTGGTCGAGCGCGTGCAGAACCGCGGCGCGCGGGTGCGGGCGGTGTCGCTCGAGGAGGCCATCGAGATCTCCGAGGTGCGCATGGTCGTGGAGGGCCTGTGCGCGGAGAAGGCCGCCGAGCGCATCTCGGAGGAGGAGATCCGCGAGCTGCAGGCGCTCGGCGAGGCGATGCGCAAGGCCGTCGCGTCCGGTGACGTCGTCGGCTACTCGGGGTTGAACCAGGAGCTGCACCGCCGGGTCCGCGAGATCAGCGGCCAGCACACCGCCGGTCAGGTGCTGGAGCGGCTGCGCGCGCAGAGCGTGCGCCACCAGTTCCGGCTCGCGATGCGGCCGGGCCGTCCGTCGGTCTCGCTGCCGGAGCACCTGGCCATCATCGACGCGATCTGCGCGCACGACGGCGCGGCGGCGTCCGCGGCGGTCCGGACGCACCTGAGCAGCGTGATCGGCGCACTCCGGGAGTCCGAGCAGGCCTGA
- a CDS encoding response regulator: MAIEVLLVDDHEVVRRGLREMLTDEPDIEVVAEAGSADEALAVAMHVEPDVAVVDVRLGDGDGVALCRELRARPNPPYCLVLTAFDDEEAMVGAIMAGASGYLLKQVRGQDVVNAVREVAAGRSLLDPVTTARVLDKLRHPAEDELARLTDRERTVLELIGEGLSNREIAERLFLAEKTVKNHVTSVLSKLGMQRRTQAVAWVARRGK; encoded by the coding sequence ATGGCCATCGAGGTGCTGCTCGTCGACGATCACGAGGTCGTGCGGCGCGGTCTGCGCGAGATGCTCACCGACGAGCCGGACATCGAGGTGGTCGCCGAGGCGGGCAGTGCCGACGAGGCCCTCGCGGTGGCCATGCACGTCGAACCCGATGTCGCCGTCGTCGACGTGCGCCTGGGGGACGGTGACGGCGTCGCGCTGTGCCGGGAGTTGCGGGCGCGGCCGAACCCGCCGTACTGCCTGGTGCTCACCGCGTTCGACGACGAGGAGGCGATGGTCGGTGCGATCATGGCCGGCGCGTCCGGCTACCTGCTGAAACAGGTCCGCGGTCAGGACGTCGTCAACGCCGTGCGGGAAGTGGCCGCCGGGCGGTCGCTGCTCGACCCGGTCACCACCGCCCGCGTGCTCGACAAGCTGCGGCACCCGGCGGAGGACGAGCTGGCCCGGCTCACCGACCGGGAGCGCACGGTGCTGGAGCTGATCGGCGAGGGCCTGTCCAACCGGGAGATCGCCGAACGCCTGTTCCTCGCCGAGAAGACGGTGAAGAACCACGTCACGTCGGTGCTGTCCAAGCTGGGCATGCAGCGCCGCACGCAGGCCGTCGCGTGGGTGGCGCGCCGGGGCAAGTAG
- a CDS encoding DUF3024 domain-containing protein gives MSPIPELQQRQIDRWCERRVPAGQRGEYTVLSRWRGRIVTLVERRAEWANGGAAERPFAQLRYGLDEMWSLYYLADAGRWRPYPRSVPEISPVPLLDDLDRGASTGYFFQWLSPC, from the coding sequence ATGTCGCCGATACCCGAGCTGCAGCAACGCCAGATCGATCGCTGGTGTGAGCGGCGGGTTCCGGCAGGTCAGCGCGGCGAGTACACGGTCCTGTCCCGCTGGCGCGGGCGAATCGTCACGCTTGTCGAACGGCGCGCCGAATGGGCGAACGGCGGGGCCGCCGAACGGCCTTTCGCCCAGCTCCGCTATGGCCTCGACGAGATGTGGTCGCTCTACTACCTCGCCGACGCGGGCCGCTGGCGCCCGTATCCGCGCAGCGTTCCGGAGATCTCGCCCGTCCCCCTGTTGGACGACCTCGATCGTGGCGCGTCGACCGGCTACTTCTTCCAGTGGCTCAGCCCCTGTTGA